A window of Komagataeibacter medellinensis NBRC 3288 contains these coding sequences:
- a CDS encoding dipeptidase, translating to MTDPSPQATAHPTLLTIDTHVDIPWPDRGDFAIGAPSRRVDLPRMRAGGLGAACLVAYVGQDARDDAGHSAASTRALAMLDVIARTGENAGVQVCDTAAAVRAAHAAGDIAIIPAVENGYAMGEDLSLIARFRALGARYMTLTHNGHNQLADSARPMHHLNDPESLHGGLSALGRDAVAEMNRLGMLVDVSHTARTTMMQAVDLSRAPVFASHSCVRALCDHPRNLDDEQLDALRACGGVIHITAMDAFLRPRDVREMRPVTVADFVDHIDYAVKRIGIDHVGISSDFDGGGGIRGWADASQSGNLTAELRSRGYDNSQIAALWGENFLRILKQAEEVARTMA from the coding sequence ATGACCGATCCATCCCCGCAAGCCACCGCTCACCCCACACTCCTGACCATCGACACCCATGTCGATATCCCGTGGCCCGACCGGGGCGACTTCGCCATCGGCGCGCCCTCGCGCCGGGTGGACCTGCCGCGCATGCGCGCAGGCGGCCTGGGGGCGGCCTGCCTTGTTGCCTATGTCGGGCAGGATGCGCGCGACGACGCGGGGCATTCGGCGGCCAGCACCCGGGCTCTGGCCATGCTGGACGTGATTGCCCGCACGGGCGAGAACGCGGGCGTGCAGGTATGCGATACGGCGGCGGCGGTGCGCGCGGCGCATGCGGCCGGTGACATCGCCATCATCCCCGCAGTGGAGAACGGCTATGCCATGGGGGAGGATCTTTCGCTCATTGCACGTTTCCGCGCCCTTGGCGCGCGTTACATGACCCTGACCCATAACGGGCACAACCAACTGGCCGACTCGGCACGGCCCATGCACCACCTCAACGATCCAGAAAGCCTGCATGGCGGCCTGTCCGCGCTGGGGCGGGATGCGGTGGCCGAGATGAACCGGCTGGGCATGCTGGTTGACGTATCGCACACCGCGCGCACCACGATGATGCAGGCGGTGGACCTGTCCCGCGCACCGGTCTTTGCCAGCCATTCCTGCGTGCGGGCGCTGTGTGATCACCCCCGCAACCTTGATGATGAGCAGCTTGATGCGCTCAGGGCCTGCGGCGGCGTGATCCACATTACCGCGATGGATGCCTTCCTCCGCCCCCGTGACGTGCGCGAGATGCGCCCGGTCACGGTGGCCGACTTCGTGGACCATATCGATTACGCGGTAAAACGAATCGGTATCGACCATGTCGGCATCTCCTCCGATTTCGATGGCGGCGGCGGCATACGCGGCTGGGCCGATGCATCGCAGTCGGGCAACCTTACCGCGGAACTGCGCAGCCGGGGCTATGACAACAGCCAGATCGCCGCACTGTGGGGGGAGAATTTCCTGCGCATACTGAAACAGGCGGAAGAGGTCGCCCGCACGATGGCGTGA
- a CDS encoding lytic transglycosylase domain-containing protein produces the protein MAALQAVAVSNEGSAPTPSHSLPYRRAMRWLVLGLVGMLAACASSGPREMSEEQIIKEADTYRARAHSSYTPPGPPEDPWGPYITEASQRFDVPDIWIRQVMQRESGGHLYRNGEFITSLPGAMGLMQLMPPTYDTMRSRYGLGSDAFDPHDNILAGTAYIREMYDIYGSPGFLAAYNSGPGRLDDFLDRYHTLPRETRAYVASIGPKIAGASPVNRSQADLLVESRALAHAQAVQNSRTGRSSGAQLLASVPGGTASDAPSPEAAAVRAAWSAREESGGAPMATVGTRPGVISMASRHDWSVQVGAYGSVGQAEHAAGVARAKVSASGVHTQVAGIASPHGHVYRARLTGLSHEAAEQVCQRLGGAGCQILSPAT, from the coding sequence ATGGCGGCACTCCAGGCAGTAGCGGTATCTAACGAAGGCAGCGCACCTACGCCCTCGCATTCTCTCCCATACAGGCGCGCCATGCGGTGGCTGGTGCTGGGGCTGGTGGGTATGCTGGCCGCGTGTGCCAGTAGTGGCCCCCGTGAAATGAGCGAAGAGCAGATCATCAAGGAAGCGGATACTTACCGCGCCCGTGCCCATAGCAGTTATACCCCGCCCGGCCCGCCGGAAGACCCTTGGGGCCCGTATATAACCGAAGCCTCGCAGCGTTTCGATGTGCCTGATATCTGGATCCGGCAGGTCATGCAGCGCGAGTCGGGCGGGCACCTCTATCGCAATGGGGAGTTCATCACATCGCTGCCGGGTGCGATGGGCCTCATGCAACTCATGCCACCGACGTATGATACCATGCGCTCGCGCTACGGCCTTGGTTCCGATGCATTCGACCCGCATGACAACATTCTTGCTGGCACCGCCTATATCCGTGAGATGTATGATATCTACGGCTCTCCCGGTTTCCTTGCCGCCTATAACAGCGGGCCGGGAAGGCTGGATGATTTTCTTGACCGCTACCATACCCTGCCCAGGGAAACGCGGGCCTACGTGGCATCCATCGGGCCAAAGATTGCCGGGGCGTCGCCGGTCAACCGCTCCCAGGCCGACCTGCTTGTCGAGTCCCGCGCCCTTGCCCACGCCCAGGCGGTGCAGAATAGCAGGACAGGGCGCAGCAGCGGGGCCCAGCTCCTGGCTTCCGTACCAGGGGGCACCGCGTCCGATGCGCCATCGCCCGAGGCCGCTGCCGTGCGGGCGGCATGGAGCGCGCGGGAGGAAAGTGGTGGTGCCCCCATGGCTACCGTCGGAACGCGGCCAGGCGTGATCAGCATGGCGTCCCGCCATGACTGGTCGGTGCAGGTGGGTGCCTACGGGTCGGTCGGGCAGGCGGAGCATGCGGCGGGGGTGGCGCGGGCCAAGGTTTCGGCCAGCGGCGTGCATACCCAGGTGGCAGGCATTGCATCGCCGCATGGTCATGTTTATCGTGCAAGGCTGACCGGCCTGTCGCATGAGGCTGCCGAACAGGTCTGTCAGCGGCTTGGCGGGGCGGGTTGCCAGATCCTGTCACCTGCCACATGA
- a CDS encoding peroxiredoxin has product MRYFYRRPRWSLPGLCLPLLGIMAFAGFVCFSPARAALPVGSQAPLFNAQATRNGSEFSFHLADALRQGPVVLYFYPAAFTRGCTIEAHDFADAMDQYKALGASVIGVSTDDMPTLDRFSVSEGHGRFPVAADPQGQIARMYDSRLPLLNRASRTSYVIAPDGKVIYAYSALSPSDHVSKTLDALRQWHAAHDHASPVSLPTAVK; this is encoded by the coding sequence ATGAGATATTTTTACAGGCGTCCACGCTGGTCCCTGCCGGGGCTATGCCTGCCGCTGTTGGGTATCATGGCCTTTGCGGGCTTCGTCTGTTTTTCTCCCGCGCGGGCAGCGCTTCCCGTAGGCAGCCAGGCACCTCTGTTCAATGCACAGGCTACGCGTAATGGCAGCGAGTTCAGTTTCCATCTGGCTGATGCGCTGCGGCAGGGGCCGGTTGTGCTCTATTTCTATCCCGCTGCCTTTACCCGCGGTTGCACCATCGAAGCCCATGACTTTGCCGATGCGATGGACCAGTACAAGGCGCTGGGTGCTTCGGTCATCGGAGTTTCCACTGATGACATGCCGACACTCGACCGTTTTTCGGTCAGTGAGGGGCATGGTCGTTTTCCCGTTGCGGCAGACCCGCAGGGCCAGATCGCGCGGATGTATGACAGCCGCCTGCCCCTGCTCAACCGCGCCAGTCGTACATCCTATGTCATAGCACCCGATGGCAAGGTGATCTATGCTTACAGCGCGCTTTCCCCCAGCGACCATGTTAGCAAGACGCTCGATGCGCTGCGTCAGTGGCATGCAGCACACGACCATGCCAGCCCGGTCTCCCTGCCAACTGCGGTAAAATAG
- a CDS encoding CbtA family protein: MAGRLLLRGMLAGILAACLAFLFARVFGEPQVNLAIAFESAMDAAAGEAPEPELVSRGVQASFGMLTAAIMYGAAYGGLFSLVFAAAYGRLGRFSPRMLALLLAGAGFLAVVLVPDLKYPANPPAVGQPETIGMRTITYFEMIIFSLCALTLAVLAGRQCARRLGNWGGSLCGAALFVVLVALLQVVLPDINEVPDNFPAIVLWRFREAALGMQLVLWGSLGLLFGVMADRLLARPSVRYG; encoded by the coding sequence ATGGCAGGACGCCTTCTGCTGCGTGGCATGCTGGCAGGCATTCTCGCCGCCTGTCTGGCCTTCCTTTTTGCTCGCGTGTTCGGTGAACCCCAGGTCAATCTGGCCATCGCTTTTGAATCCGCCATGGATGCCGCCGCCGGCGAGGCACCGGAGCCGGAACTGGTCAGCCGTGGTGTACAGGCTTCCTTCGGCATGCTGACAGCCGCCATCATGTATGGCGCCGCCTATGGCGGGCTGTTCTCACTTGTCTTTGCCGCAGCCTACGGGCGGCTGGGCCGGTTTTCGCCGCGTATGCTCGCTCTCCTGCTGGCGGGGGCAGGATTCCTAGCCGTGGTGTTGGTACCGGACCTTAAATATCCGGCCAACCCTCCTGCCGTGGGGCAGCCGGAAACCATCGGCATGCGTACCATAACATATTTTGAAATGATCATCTTCTCGCTCTGCGCGCTGACACTGGCCGTGCTGGCGGGACGTCAGTGCGCGCGCCGTCTGGGCAACTGGGGCGGGTCGCTGTGTGGCGCGGCTCTTTTTGTGGTGCTGGTGGCGCTGCTGCAGGTGGTGTTGCCCGACATTAACGAAGTGCCGGACAATTTTCCCGCCATCGTGCTGTGGCGCTTCCGTGAGGCGGCCCTGGGCATGCAGCTTGTACTGTGGGGCAGTCTTGGCCTGCTGTTCGGTGTCATGGCCGACAGGCTGCTGGCCCGTCCGTCCGTGCGCTACGGCTGA
- a CDS encoding aldo/keto reductase, protein MTTIPLLTLNDGHRIPAMGFGTYPLDNPQAEAAVREALRAGYRLFDTASRYGNESGVGTGLVSFDVGREDIFVTTKLRGADQGFDSTLRAFESSLERLKMSYVDLYLIHWPLPMKDQYVESWKAMVRLRDEGRIRSIGVSNFLPEHLQRLVDETGVTPAVNQIEMHADFAQGALLETHRKLGILTEAWSPLGHGKLMENPVVQRVAARHGKSGAQVLLRWVIDRGAIPIPKSAHPERMRANLHSFDFQLTADDMRDLATLDSPHNRIGGDPATYVEE, encoded by the coding sequence ATGACCACCATTCCTCTCCTTACCCTTAATGATGGACACCGTATTCCCGCCATGGGCTTCGGTACCTATCCGCTGGACAACCCGCAGGCCGAGGCCGCTGTGCGTGAGGCGCTGAGGGCGGGCTACCGCCTGTTCGATACGGCGTCTCGCTACGGCAATGAAAGCGGTGTGGGCACCGGGTTGGTCAGCTTTGACGTGGGGCGGGAAGATATTTTCGTTACCACCAAGCTGCGCGGTGCCGACCAGGGTTTCGACAGCACGCTGCGCGCGTTCGAGAGCAGCCTTGAACGGCTGAAGATGAGCTATGTTGACCTGTATCTGATCCACTGGCCACTGCCGATGAAGGACCAGTATGTAGAGAGCTGGAAGGCAATGGTGCGGCTGCGCGATGAGGGGCGGATACGCTCGATCGGCGTCTCCAACTTCCTGCCCGAACACTTGCAGCGCCTTGTGGATGAAACCGGGGTCACGCCTGCGGTCAATCAGATTGAAATGCATGCGGATTTTGCCCAGGGCGCGCTGTTGGAAACCCACAGGAAACTGGGCATTCTGACCGAAGCGTGGAGCCCGCTGGGACATGGAAAGCTGATGGAAAACCCGGTGGTGCAGCGCGTGGCGGCCCGGCATGGCAAGTCCGGCGCGCAGGTGCTGCTGCGCTGGGTCATCGACCGTGGCGCCATCCCCATTCCCAAAAGCGCGCATCCCGAGCGCATGCGGGCCAACCTGCACAGTTTCGATTTCCAGCTGACAGCGGACGACATGCGCGACCTCGCCACGCTGGACAGTCCGCACAACCGGATCGGCGGTGATCCCGCCACGTACGTGGAGGAATGA